In Treponema sp. OMZ 798, the following proteins share a genomic window:
- a CDS encoding ACP S-malonyltransferase, with protein sequence MKNIFLFSGQGAQFKGMAQDIVEKYGIARDIIKNIGDITGEDIEALLWHTENEVLSRSDKSQLAIIAVETAILAVLKDKGVAPSAVAGFSLGEFSALYASGILSFEDMIRIVQKRGAIMQAACDKIAAKATEASGSLGMSAILKLDPEKVIELLKPHSDPKNGIVFAANMNSPVQTVISGTAEGLTLAEDLCKEAGAKRCVRLAVAGPFHSPLMEEAAKEFEEVLKSFEFKDPEIPIFSNVTGKKVKSGEEARANAVLHLTHPVLWTSEEKEIASLCENLKPCRLLEAGPGNTLSNLWRDSGFASDELACSPTGTLEQLNKIIE encoded by the coding sequence ATGAAAAACATATTTTTATTTTCAGGGCAGGGAGCCCAATTTAAGGGTATGGCCCAAGATATCGTTGAAAAATACGGAATTGCAAGGGACATAATTAAAAATATCGGCGATATAACCGGAGAGGACATTGAAGCCCTCCTATGGCACACCGAAAACGAGGTTTTGTCTAGAAGCGACAAGAGCCAGCTTGCAATAATTGCAGTTGAAACAGCTATTCTTGCCGTTTTAAAAGATAAAGGAGTTGCTCCCTCGGCCGTTGCAGGTTTCAGTTTGGGAGAGTTTTCGGCCCTCTATGCTTCAGGCATTTTGAGCTTTGAAGACATGATACGCATAGTCCAAAAACGAGGAGCTATTATGCAAGCCGCCTGCGATAAGATTGCAGCTAAGGCAACAGAGGCTTCAGGCTCCTTGGGCATGTCGGCCATTTTAAAGCTTGATCCGGAAAAGGTAATAGAGCTTTTAAAGCCTCATTCCGATCCCAAGAACGGAATAGTATTTGCAGCCAACATGAATAGTCCGGTTCAAACGGTTATTTCGGGAACGGCGGAAGGCCTCACTCTTGCAGAAGATCTTTGTAAAGAAGCCGGAGCAAAAAGATGTGTCCGACTTGCGGTTGCAGGCCCCTTCCACTCCCCTCTAATGGAAGAAGCGGCAAAGGAATTTGAAGAGGTTTTAAAAAGCTTTGAATTTAAAGACCCCGAAATCCCCATCTTCTCAAACGTTACGGGTAAAAAAGTAAAATCGGGAGAAGAAGCAAGGGCAAATGCAGTCCTTCACCTTACCCACCCCGTTCTCTGGACAAGCGAAGAAAAAGAGATAGCTTCTTTATGTGAAAACCTAAAACCTTGCCGCCTCTTGGAAGCAGGCCCCGGAAATACTTTAAGCAATCTTTGGAGAGACAGCGGCTTTGCATCGGATGAGCTAGCCTGTTCTCCGACAGGAACTTTGGAACAGCTAAATAAAATTATAGAATAG
- a CDS encoding acetyl/propionyl/methylcrotonyl-CoA carboxylase subunit alpha → MIKKILIANRGEIAVRVIRSCREMGIKTVAVYSTADKDCLHVLLADEAVCIGPPPSAKSYLNKEALITAALCTSCEAVHPGVGFLSENAGFAREVENAGLFWIGPKPDTIEMLGDKVRARETAVKSGLPVTPGSDGAVKELEEAKKTAEKCGYPVIIKAASGGGGKGMRIVYKESELPENLKIASAEAEANFADGTVYIEKYLVDPRHVELQIVGNGKGAVSVLGERDCSVQKNHQKLIEESPSPAVSEEMREAMCKGAVSLFSSLKYRGAGTIEFLVSGNNFYFMEVNARIQVEHPVSEMITGTDIIAEQIRVCTGENMKFAQGILPTKGWAIEARINARSPGLIKNLMIPGGNGVRFDSFLYQGYSVVPFYDSMTAKLIVHGADRANAIQKLLCALDELKIEGITCNIEEQKIILNSKKFKSGVFGTGLYEELFGSK, encoded by the coding sequence ATGATTAAAAAAATACTTATCGCCAACAGGGGTGAGATAGCCGTAAGGGTAATCCGCTCCTGCCGCGAAATGGGAATAAAAACCGTCGCCGTTTACTCCACGGCGGACAAGGACTGCCTCCATGTTCTTTTGGCTGATGAGGCTGTCTGCATAGGCCCGCCCCCGTCGGCTAAAAGCTACCTCAACAAGGAAGCCCTTATCACGGCAGCCCTCTGCACTTCCTGCGAGGCCGTTCATCCGGGAGTAGGCTTTTTATCCGAAAACGCAGGTTTCGCCCGCGAAGTAGAAAACGCAGGCCTTTTTTGGATAGGCCCTAAACCCGACACAATCGAAATGCTGGGCGACAAGGTACGGGCCCGCGAAACCGCCGTAAAAAGCGGCCTTCCCGTAACCCCCGGCTCGGACGGAGCCGTAAAAGAATTGGAAGAAGCCAAAAAAACTGCCGAAAAATGCGGTTATCCCGTCATCATCAAGGCGGCTTCAGGCGGCGGCGGAAAGGGAATGCGCATCGTTTATAAGGAATCGGAGTTGCCTGAAAACCTAAAAATCGCTTCCGCGGAAGCCGAGGCCAACTTTGCAGACGGCACGGTTTATATCGAAAAATACCTCGTAGACCCGCGCCATGTCGAACTTCAAATCGTAGGCAACGGAAAGGGAGCCGTTTCCGTCTTAGGCGAAAGAGACTGCTCTGTTCAAAAAAATCATCAAAAGCTGATAGAAGAAAGCCCCTCCCCTGCCGTAAGCGAGGAAATGCGCGAAGCCATGTGTAAGGGGGCTGTCAGCCTCTTTTCTTCCCTTAAATACCGCGGGGCGGGAACAATCGAGTTTCTCGTATCGGGCAACAATTTCTACTTTATGGAAGTAAACGCCCGAATTCAGGTCGAGCACCCCGTTTCGGAGATGATTACAGGCACCGATATAATTGCAGAACAAATCCGCGTTTGTACGGGCGAGAACATGAAGTTTGCCCAAGGCATCCTGCCTACAAAGGGCTGGGCTATCGAGGCCAGAATAAACGCCCGCTCTCCCGGCCTTATCAAAAACTTGATGATTCCCGGCGGAAACGGTGTACGCTTTGACAGCTTTTTATATCAAGGTTACTCGGTAGTTCCGTTTTATGATTCGATGACGGCTAAGCTCATCGTTCACGGAGCCGACAGGGCTAATGCAATTCAAAAACTGCTTTGCGCCCTCGACGAGCTTAAAATCGAAGGCATCACCTGCAATATCGAAGAGCAAAAGATTATACTTAACTCAAAAAAGTTCAAATCCGGTGTTTTTGGTACCGGGCTCTATGAAGAGCTTTTTGGAAGTAAATAA
- the fabV gene encoding enoyl-ACP reductase FabV gives MIVKPMVRNNICLNAHPKGCKKSVEDQIEYTKKRITAEVKSGAASPKNVLVLGCSNGYGLASRITAAFGYGAATIGVSFEKAGSETKYGTPGWYNNLAFDEAAKKEGLYSVTIDGDAFSDEIKAQVIEEAKKKGMKFDLIVYSLASPVRTDPDTGIMHKSVLKPFGKTFTGKTVDPFTGELKEISAEPASDEEAQATVKVMGGEDWERWINRLSKEGLLEEGCITMAYSYIGPEATQALYRKGTIGKAKEHLEATAHRLNKENPSARAFVSVNKGLVTRASAVIPVIPLYLASLFKVMKEKGNHEGCIEQITRLYAERLYRKDGTIPVDEENRIRIDDWELEEDVQGEVSALMEKVTSENAESLTDLAGYRHDFLASNGFDVEGVNYEAEVERFDRI, from the coding sequence ATGATTGTAAAACCGATGGTTAGGAATAACATTTGTTTAAATGCTCATCCTAAAGGATGCAAAAAGAGTGTAGAGGATCAAATAGAATACACAAAAAAAAGGATTACCGCTGAGGTAAAATCGGGTGCTGCGTCACCGAAAAATGTACTCGTGCTCGGCTGCTCTAACGGCTACGGGCTTGCAAGCCGAATCACGGCAGCCTTCGGCTACGGAGCCGCTACTATAGGCGTTTCCTTTGAAAAGGCCGGAAGCGAAACAAAGTACGGAACCCCCGGCTGGTACAACAACCTGGCCTTTGACGAGGCGGCAAAAAAAGAAGGCCTTTATTCCGTTACTATAGACGGAGATGCCTTTTCCGACGAAATCAAGGCTCAAGTTATTGAAGAAGCAAAAAAGAAGGGAATGAAATTCGACCTCATTGTTTACAGCTTGGCAAGCCCTGTAAGAACAGACCCCGACACAGGCATAATGCACAAGTCGGTCTTAAAACCCTTCGGCAAAACCTTTACAGGCAAGACTGTCGATCCCTTTACGGGAGAACTAAAAGAGATTTCCGCAGAGCCTGCAAGCGATGAAGAAGCTCAAGCCACCGTTAAGGTTATGGGCGGAGAAGATTGGGAGCGCTGGATAAACCGGCTTTCAAAAGAAGGCTTGCTGGAAGAAGGCTGCATCACCATGGCCTATTCTTATATCGGCCCCGAAGCCACCCAAGCCCTCTACCGCAAGGGAACCATAGGTAAGGCTAAAGAACACCTTGAAGCCACAGCTCACCGCTTAAACAAAGAAAACCCGTCAGCACGCGCCTTTGTTTCGGTAAACAAGGGGCTTGTAACAAGGGCAAGTGCAGTAATCCCCGTAATTCCCCTCTACCTAGCTTCCTTATTCAAGGTGATGAAAGAAAAAGGAAACCACGAGGGCTGTATCGAGCAGATTACCCGCCTTTATGCAGAAAGGCTCTACCGCAAAGACGGAACTATCCCTGTCGATGAAGAAAACAGAATCCGTATTGACGACTGGGAGCTTGAAGAAGACGTACAAGGGGAAGTTTCTGCCTTGATGGAAAAGGTAACAAGCGAAAATGCCGAAAGCCTAACCGACCTTGCAGGTTACCGCCACGACTTTTTAGCCTCAAACGGCTTTGATGTCGAAGGCGTCAACTACGAAGCCGAGGTAGAAAGGTTCGACAGGATTTAA
- the accB gene encoding acetyl-CoA carboxylase biotin carboxyl carrier protein, translating into MKEDFILKVIEQFEKGDTVFLQIRQDDSELVLKKEGAFPKKEVSVQGGAQAAYPMPLAMPAAFQAGFQGVPQTAPSGVQGAAPQPASPVAEAPAQAATASSSADLIEVKSPIVGTFYRAPSPDSPPYVEKGGTVKKGQPLCVLEAMKMMNTLECEHDGVIEEILVSNGELVEFDQVLFKIKAK; encoded by the coding sequence ATGAAAGAAGATTTTATTTTGAAAGTGATAGAACAATTTGAAAAAGGTGATACGGTTTTCTTGCAGATAAGGCAGGACGACAGCGAGCTTGTATTAAAAAAAGAAGGAGCCTTTCCTAAAAAAGAGGTTTCCGTTCAAGGCGGAGCACAGGCTGCCTATCCCATGCCTTTGGCTATGCCGGCAGCTTTCCAAGCAGGTTTTCAGGGCGTGCCTCAGACCGCTCCTTCGGGAGTTCAAGGGGCAGCACCTCAACCGGCAAGCCCTGTTGCAGAAGCTCCGGCCCAAGCGGCCACGGCATCTTCATCGGCCGATCTAATCGAGGTAAAAAGCCCCATCGTCGGAACCTTTTACAGGGCTCCGTCTCCCGATTCTCCGCCCTATGTCGAAAAAGGCGGCACGGTAAAAAAAGGTCAGCCCCTTTGCGTGCTTGAGGCTATGAAGATGATGAACACCCTAGAATGCGAACATGACGGAGTTATCGAAGAAATCTTGGTTTCAAACGGAGAGCTTGTCGAATTCGATCAGGTCTTGTTTAAGATAAAGGCTAAGTAG
- a CDS encoding ATP-binding protein encodes MEDYNKEFKIDIPKKHSALKAEIVSFLNSTDGEIYLGVDDSGTIHYDLINEKKKKWEEVLSNWIVNAFTPDVTSLIYIYPNEAPFRIKIFKGKERPYFYKDGEGFNTKCVYVRVGSTKRLASFDEIQRMIRQHSQNDYERLLCHRDDLTFNYIENRFKEKSVPFDKYALSLMDKDGKYNNAALLLSDQNPAISKFAVFQGTTVNVFLDKKEFTGSILKQLDEVLYFANLSNRKKITITGNPERDEYSDIPERALREAIVNCYCHRDWTLSGDIKIEFYDDRVQIFSPGSLPDGLTLENIKMGMVAKRNKIIVDTLDKADVIENYASGVRRIFEDYAGFKKQPEYYISDNGVIVTLFNRNYDVQNDGENDVQNDVQKLSPEQRKEKIMELIKSNNKITIDMMSYMINVSKPTIERDIAKLKKDNKIEYVGSAKDGYWIVKKQ; translated from the coding sequence ATGGAAGATTATAATAAAGAGTTTAAAATCGACATTCCTAAAAAACATAGTGCACTTAAAGCCGAAATCGTTTCTTTTTTAAACAGCACTGATGGAGAAATTTATCTGGGTGTCGATGACAGCGGAACTATACATTATGATCTCATAAACGAAAAAAAGAAAAAATGGGAAGAAGTTCTTTCAAATTGGATTGTAAATGCTTTTACGCCTGATGTAACGAGCTTGATTTATATTTATCCAAACGAAGCTCCCTTTAGAATCAAAATTTTTAAGGGAAAAGAGAGGCCTTACTTTTATAAAGACGGAGAAGGTTTTAATACAAAGTGTGTATATGTCAGAGTCGGCAGCACAAAAAGGCTTGCAAGCTTTGATGAAATACAAAGAATGATAAGGCAGCATAGTCAAAATGATTACGAGCGCTTGTTATGTCATCGGGATGATTTGACCTTTAATTATATAGAAAATAGATTTAAAGAAAAAAGCGTTCCCTTCGACAAATATGCTCTATCCCTCATGGATAAGGATGGTAAATACAATAATGCCGCCCTCTTATTGAGCGACCAAAATCCCGCTATCAGTAAGTTTGCCGTTTTTCAGGGTACTACGGTTAATGTCTTTTTGGATAAAAAAGAATTTACAGGTTCTATCTTAAAGCAATTAGATGAGGTGCTATATTTTGCAAATTTATCGAACCGCAAAAAAATAACCATTACCGGAAACCCTGAGCGGGATGAGTATTCGGATATTCCGGAAAGAGCTCTCAGAGAAGCTATCGTAAACTGCTATTGCCATAGGGACTGGACCTTGAGCGGAGATATAAAAATAGAATTTTACGATGACAGAGTGCAAATTTTTTCTCCCGGCAGCTTGCCGGACGGATTGACCCTGGAAAACATAAAAATGGGCATGGTTGCTAAAAGGAATAAAATTATAGTGGATACTCTGGATAAGGCTGATGTCATCGAAAATTATGCTTCAGGAGTACGCAGAATATTTGAAGATTATGCCGGCTTTAAAAAACAGCCCGAATATTATATTTCCGATAACGGGGTAATTGTTACCTTGTTTAACCGAAACTATGATGTCCAAAATGACGGTGAAAATGATGTTCAAAATGATGTCCAAAAACTGAGCCCGGAACAAAGAAAAGAAAAAATCATGGAACTGATAAAATCAAATAACAAAATTACAATTGATATGATGAGTTATATGATTAATGTATCAAAACCCACCATTGAGAGGGATATAGCTAAATTAAAGAAAGATAACAAAATTGAATACGTCGGCAGTGCCAAGGACGGATACTGGATTGTAAAAAAACAATGA
- a CDS encoding beta-ketoacyl-ACP synthase III, producing MAIIIKTTGKAIPKKIMNNSDFPASLDTSDEWIRSHTGIGSRYIASEEDTSASLGAEACKQALLNQHKDKYKTLLSTESQTAEISDIDLIICATATAEYQGFPSNACLIQKELDAKKAVCFDLSAACSGFLYAIDTAAALMERHGWHYALVCGSEVLSKIVDWSDRSTCVLFGDGAGAVLLENTFEKTKEGIGSVILGSDGTGYDALYMGDYLKMNGRTVYNFAVGVITETVKSLLQKENMNMEDVDLVVCHQANARILEAAAKRLGADMSKFVCNMENYGNTSAASIPITLDDLVLDGRLKKGMTIITAGFGAGLTWGGAVIRF from the coding sequence ATGGCTATTATAATAAAGACAACAGGGAAGGCTATCCCCAAAAAGATAATGAACAACAGCGATTTTCCCGCTTCTCTGGATACTTCGGATGAATGGATCAGAAGTCATACAGGGATAGGAAGCCGCTACATAGCTTCCGAAGAGGACACAAGTGCATCCTTGGGAGCGGAGGCCTGTAAACAAGCCCTGCTTAATCAACACAAGGATAAATACAAAACTCTTCTATCAACCGAATCTCAGACCGCAGAAATTTCCGATATAGACTTGATTATTTGTGCTACCGCTACGGCGGAGTATCAAGGCTTCCCATCAAATGCCTGCCTTATTCAAAAAGAGCTGGATGCAAAAAAGGCAGTCTGTTTTGACTTATCGGCAGCTTGTTCCGGATTTTTATACGCAATTGATACGGCGGCCGCCCTTATGGAAAGGCACGGATGGCACTATGCCCTTGTATGCGGATCCGAGGTATTAAGTAAAATCGTAGACTGGTCTGACCGCTCTACCTGCGTCCTTTTCGGAGACGGGGCGGGAGCAGTTCTTCTTGAAAACACCTTCGAAAAAACAAAGGAAGGCATAGGCTCGGTCATCTTAGGTTCAGACGGAACAGGTTACGATGCCCTCTATATGGGAGACTATCTAAAAATGAACGGAAGAACCGTCTACAATTTTGCAGTCGGAGTTATAACCGAAACCGTAAAAAGCCTTCTTCAAAAAGAAAATATGAATATGGAAGATGTAGACCTAGTGGTATGCCATCAAGCCAATGCCAGAATTTTGGAAGCAGCGGCCAAAAGGCTTGGTGCAGACATGAGTAAATTCGTATGTAATATGGAAAACTACGGAAACACCTCCGCAGCTTCAATCCCTATAACCCTTGACGATCTTGTTCTGGACGGAAGGCTTAAAAAAGGAATGACAATTATTACGGCAGGTTTCGGTGCCGGGCTCACATGGGGCGGTGCCGTTATCAGGTTTTAA
- a CDS encoding site-specific DNA-methyltransferase, whose protein sequence is MSKSGTETSSFGVSGRINHDSSKFYDSKLYKELEKKEQIISDIENPFPKELLDSIILGSCENMNKIPDNSLHLMITSPPYNVSKEYDDDLSLEEYLKLLENAFSETYRVLVNGGRACINIANLGRKPYIPLSDYISKMMIDIGFNMRGEIIWNKAASASPSTAWGSWQSASNPTLRDIHEYILVFSKGDYKRQQLQKENTIQREEFMEWTKSIWTMNAESAKRVGHPAPFPIELPYRLIQLYSFKNDIVLDPFMGSGTTAIGALKSQRHYIGYEINNNYINLANERIYPYKVDNQLFA, encoded by the coding sequence ATGAGTAAATCCGGTACTGAAACTAGCAGCTTTGGAGTTAGCGGAAGAATAAATCATGATTCCAGTAAATTTTATGATTCAAAATTATATAAAGAATTAGAAAAAAAAGAACAAATTATTTCTGATATTGAAAATCCTTTTCCGAAAGAATTACTTGATTCAATTATATTAGGCTCGTGTGAAAATATGAATAAAATACCCGATAATTCTTTGCATTTAATGATAACATCTCCTCCCTACAATGTATCAAAAGAATATGACGATGATTTATCATTGGAAGAATATTTGAAACTTCTTGAGAATGCTTTTTCCGAAACATATCGGGTGCTTGTAAATGGCGGAAGAGCTTGTATAAATATTGCAAATTTAGGACGCAAACCTTATATTCCATTATCAGATTATATTTCAAAAATGATGATAGATATAGGTTTTAATATGCGAGGAGAAATTATATGGAATAAGGCGGCAAGTGCCAGTCCTTCAACAGCGTGGGGCAGTTGGCAAAGTGCATCTAACCCCACATTAAGAGATATTCACGAATATATATTAGTTTTTTCAAAAGGAGATTATAAACGCCAACAGTTACAAAAAGAAAACACCATACAGCGTGAAGAATTTATGGAATGGACAAAGTCAATTTGGACAATGAATGCTGAAAGTGCAAAGAGGGTCGGACATCCGGCTCCTTTTCCGATCGAATTACCTTATAGATTGATTCAACTATATTCTTTTAAAAATGATATAGTTTTGGATCCTTTTATGGGCAGCGGAACAACTGCTATAGGAGCTTTAAAATCTCAACGGCATTATATAGGGTATGAAATCAATAATAATTATATAAATTTAGCAAATGAAAGGATTTATCCATACAAAGTTGATAATCAATTGTTTGCATAG
- the fabG gene encoding 3-oxoacyl-[acyl-carrier-protein] reductase, producing MLLQGKKALVTGSSRGIGKEVVRRFIEEGAEVWGLCTKPSAAKSEMEAFAKEKGSVFHEIYADCGNAEGLTETVKKALEESGGFDVLVNNAGITRDGLSFRMKLSDWEDVLRVNLTGVFIASQIVSSDMIRKRAGSIINMTSIVGLHGQGGQVNYSASKAGLIGFTKSLAKETAGRGVRVNAIAPGYIETDMTAAVNEEMRKTWVEGIPLKRAGQPIDIANAAVFLASDLSLYITAQVLGVDGGLGA from the coding sequence ATGTTATTACAAGGAAAAAAGGCATTGGTAACAGGCTCTTCGAGAGGAATCGGGAAAGAGGTTGTTAGAAGATTTATTGAAGAAGGTGCAGAAGTATGGGGCCTTTGTACAAAGCCCTCAGCAGCCAAATCAGAAATGGAAGCCTTTGCAAAAGAAAAAGGCTCGGTATTTCACGAAATATATGCCGACTGCGGCAATGCGGAAGGCCTTACCGAAACGGTAAAAAAAGCTCTTGAAGAATCGGGAGGCTTTGATGTTCTTGTAAACAATGCAGGAATCACAAGGGATGGCCTTTCATTTAGAATGAAGCTTTCAGACTGGGAAGATGTTTTGCGCGTAAACCTAACAGGTGTTTTTATCGCCTCGCAAATTGTTTCTTCCGATATGATCAGAAAAAGAGCCGGTTCAATCATCAATATGACGAGCATAGTCGGCCTCCACGGTCAGGGCGGACAGGTCAACTATTCCGCAAGTAAGGCAGGCCTCATCGGCTTCACAAAGAGTCTTGCAAAGGAAACGGCAGGCAGGGGCGTACGCGTAAACGCCATAGCTCCCGGCTACATTGAAACCGACATGACAGCCGCCGTAAACGAAGAAATGCGCAAGACCTGGGTCGAAGGCATCCCTTTAAAAAGAGCAGGGCAACCCATAGACATAGCAAACGCCGCAGTCTTTTTAGCTTCGGACTTATCGCTTTACATAACCGCCCAAGTCCTAGGCGTCGATGGAGGATTGGGAGCCTAA